One cyanobiont of Ornithocercus magnificus DNA segment encodes these proteins:
- a CDS encoding 50S ribosomal protein L18: MSIPSRKQQTQKRHRRLRRELSGTSQRPRLSVFRSNNHIYAQVIDDRSQNTLCAASTLDKELRANLKVNSSSCDASLAVGELVAKRALTKGIQQVVFDRGGNLYHGRVKALADAAREAGLQF, from the coding sequence ATGTCAATCCCATCTCGGAAACAGCAGACCCAGAAACGTCACCGGCGTCTACGCCGGGAACTAAGTGGCACGTCGCAGCGACCCCGATTATCAGTATTTCGCTCCAACAATCACATATATGCCCAGGTTATCGATGATAGATCGCAAAATACTCTCTGTGCAGCTTCGACCCTCGACAAAGAATTGCGTGCCAATCTCAAAGTCAATAGTAGTAGCTGCGATGCCTCTCTGGCTGTTGGCGAGCTGGTGGCTAAGCGCGCTCTCACAAAAGGTATTCAGCAGGTAGTCTTTGACCGTGGCGGCAATTTGTACCACGGTCGGGTAAAGGCTCTCGCCGATGCTGCCCGGGAAGCAGGCCTTCAATTCTAA